A genomic segment from Neobacillus sp. YX16 encodes:
- a CDS encoding iron-containing alcohol dehydrogenase yields MSTSFFQFSVRTVVNSGAGSRTLLPEMIKGLGGKRAVLYTDKGLTQAGITKKIKELFEIMPGMPELVGVFEDIEQDAKGGIINRGAQFFKECNGDSLIALGGGSVLDTVKGIKWLLHKGLEDIRDSLITGNVMEWWPEAQFIPIPHVAIATTAGTGAEVSPVAVILNENLGIKSNLLHPFINADMAILDPDLTIGLPPKITAFTGFDALTHAVEAYFSPNANPMTDAYAMQSIRMIVDNLKTAVHMGDDLSARANMLMASSMAISAFCLCLNAVPIHNMAHAIGAKFNIPHGLANAVLLPNVMESLPAYYLPRITGFAQALGIANPSEQPEKCLEEVIEYIRDLRKAVNLPDTFAEFECNKDKLDLLVPAVHHDPAGVFFKIPAEIITKVVNEVFELKPIEA; encoded by the coding sequence ATGTCGACATCATTTTTTCAATTTTCTGTACGGACGGTTGTCAATAGCGGGGCTGGTTCTAGAACGTTACTTCCTGAGATGATTAAAGGGCTTGGCGGTAAACGAGCAGTGCTCTACACGGATAAAGGGTTAACTCAAGCCGGAATTACAAAGAAAATTAAAGAATTATTTGAAATTATGCCAGGAATGCCGGAGCTTGTTGGGGTGTTTGAAGATATTGAACAGGATGCAAAAGGCGGAATTATTAACCGTGGAGCGCAGTTCTTTAAAGAGTGCAACGGTGATTCCCTAATTGCTCTTGGCGGTGGAAGTGTCTTAGATACAGTAAAAGGTATCAAGTGGCTGCTCCATAAAGGTCTGGAAGATATTCGTGATTCCCTGATTACTGGAAATGTGATGGAATGGTGGCCGGAGGCGCAGTTTATTCCGATTCCGCACGTAGCCATTGCAACAACTGCGGGAACCGGTGCGGAGGTATCACCAGTTGCTGTCATTCTAAATGAAAATCTTGGAATTAAATCAAACCTTCTACATCCATTTATCAACGCAGATATGGCGATTTTAGATCCGGATTTAACAATAGGGCTTCCCCCTAAAATTACTGCCTTTACAGGATTTGATGCCTTAACACATGCAGTGGAGGCTTATTTTTCACCGAATGCCAATCCAATGACTGATGCATATGCCATGCAATCAATTCGTATGATTGTTGATAATTTAAAGACTGCCGTTCACATGGGGGACGACCTTTCAGCAAGAGCGAATATGCTGATGGCAAGTTCGATGGCCATTTCTGCTTTCTGTTTATGTTTGAATGCTGTCCCCATTCACAATATGGCACATGCGATAGGGGCAAAATTCAATATTCCGCATGGACTGGCTAATGCAGTGCTTTTGCCGAATGTAATGGAATCTTTGCCAGCATACTATTTGCCGCGAATCACAGGATTTGCCCAAGCGTTAGGGATTGCGAATCCATCTGAACAACCGGAAAAATGTTTAGAGGAAGTGATCGAATATATAAGAGATCTTCGCAAAGCGGTAAATTTACCTGACACATTTGCAGAATTTGAATGTAACAAAGATAAGCTGGACCTTTTAGTTCCGGCAGTTCACCATGACCCAGCAGGAGTTTTCTTCAAGATACCAGCCGAGATTATCACAAAAGTGGTAAATGAAGTGTTCGAATTAAAACCAATAGAGGCTTAA